AATACAATAACTCTGTAAGGGGTCCCTGTTATCTATTGATGCAAGGTGTTCATAAATGTAGCCATTTTGATGTCTCGCTTGCTCAATCCGTTTACATCATGAGATGATAGTGTTACCTGGAATTAATGAGATAGGACATTTTAATTcatccatacaaatgtcgctccatcatcatcataatttaagcaTGACTCTTGTTGGTGGAGTATGCGCTAGTTTTTGTGGTCCTCGGCCAGATtcttatatattataaaatttctaGTTGTATTGGGAACCATAAGAGAAACTCCTTGATTTGTTAGAAAACCATTAATAATACCTTTCCACTCCAAGAtaattttgtctttttttttgtttaatactTCAATATTAAAATCTTACTAAATACTAAAACTCAGTCTTAGAAACTCAAAATTGAATTCGAAACAACTTTGAAGGCTGATTTTTGTTTGGTTGATGTAGAACCCATTGGATTTGAGGGCTACCAGGAAAATATAGAAATATAGAGAGTAATTGTTTGAGAATCGTAGCAACCTTGCAGGTTATTTACTGGGGAAGAAAGAGTgaatttataaataaagtatttgaaACTTACCTGCAATTTGTTGTAAACATTGAACCATTCTGGATGGTGGTCCATTTTCTCTGCTAATAACGCTACTCTGCTCATGAAGCCAAATGCTTCATTGAAATTCTTGAACATGAATTCTTTTTCGATGGCATCTCTGTTGCTTTGCACTTTCCAGCCAGCATTCAGCAGTGGTTGAAGCAAGCTGTTGCGCTCATCTTGGTTCAGTTTATCTGCCTGTAAAATCCataaattatacaattaaataCCAATAGGAAACCAATGGTAATCACGACCAGTAAATTTATCAAGCTGTTACGTTTTGCATACCATTTTCCTTTTACTTGGTGCGGGCGGAGAAACAGTAGCGTAACCGGTAGCGACAACTCGACTGGCATTGATTGCGCCTCGCGCGCGGGGAATGGGCCTTGCGGGGTGAAAGTGTATCGCAGCCAAACAGGCTGCTTTAAGCCAGGATCTGTTCAATGTCATTTTACAATTATATTAAAAGAATAACAATCACCGGATAATACACATTGTATTTGACAGGTGTAGTTACGAATAACATTATGTAAACAAACTTTTATCGATATCCGTTTTGAAAAGTTTGGAAAgtatttttctattaaaaatTACGGTCACCGTTAAATGGCCAAATCCACTAGGATTTGAACagtagataaatatttaaaaagtacATTTTTGACGTTTTGATACGTCAACGTCACATCGCACGGCGCGAATCGAAACGAAAGTTGGGGAacgaaacaaaattaattacacATAtaaatctatttcagtttattatataaaaaaaacgctGACAAATACAGTATTTATTATATGTTAGAATATAATATCCGATGGACACGCTTAGACGATTACTGCCACCGAAAATATTCGAAATTATCGACAGAGCCGGAATTTGCACTGCAAAAGAAATTCTAATTCTTTCGAAATGGGATATAAAGAAGGTAACAAATCTTAGTACCGatgatattttatttcttaaatcTATTGTCGCTGATTGTGCTGCGCCAGAAAGTGTAACCGGTGATATGCTGTTGTTGAAACAAAATCCAAGAGTATCAAGTGGTTGTGAAGCAATAGATTCGATTACAAACGGTGGTTTTCGGGCAGGTACCCTTACAGAAATTTTCGGTGAAAGTGGTTCTGGTAAAACTCAAATTGCACTTCAAGCGGCAGCAAATACTTTCAACTCTGGCTCTGTTTTCATATGCACTGAAGATGTGTTTCCTGTTAAAAGATTGAATCAAATGCAGCAATCATTTCCTAACTATGTTCTTGATGATAACATTGGCAAGAACATTTTTATAGAACATGTTACAGAGCCAACTGAACTACTATCTTGTGTGAAGGTGCGATTGCCAAGACTTTTAAATGATCAGAAAGTTTCACTGATTGTTGTGGACTCAATTGCTGCACCACACCGGactgaaacaacaaattatgtTCAGAGAGCTGAAGACCTTAGAGAATTGGCAGTAGCTTTGATAGAAATAGCTAGAAGATATAGTATTGCTATAGTTTGTATTAATCAGGTTACAACAGCCTTTGATGGGACAGATAGTATATTGCCATGTTTGGGTCTTGCTTGGTCAAATATGGTCTCAACCCGATTAATGTTAAAGAAAACCTCAAGAACAGTAGTcctgaaaacaaatgaatcaCCTGCCCAAGAATATTCGCACATAAGAGAACTCTCTGTGGTGTTTTCTCCTGAATTGCCTAACAAAACAACCGAGTTTGTTATCACTTCAAATGGTATTATAGGTGTTTAAGAGATTGtaattttctattatttaataaaaatatcaaaaattttgATGTTTTCCTATAGCTTTGTACATTTTACCTAATAGTATTATTAATTGCTATGTTATATGATGGAAGTTGCTCTTTCGCTTCTGCAAGGAATCTCGGCAATTCTCTTCTATCGCATTATACTCTGACAAAttcactttgtcagtagaacaaggcgtgaaattcaaattttctatgggagaacAACCCTTTGTGCctaaaaaaatagactttacatttttttaaatttgccgcccctttctactgacggaaatgggcACTATTATGAGCGGAAAATCtttaaattataaactcgaCGTTTTTAATAGAGGCTCGAACAAACTGCCAATGTCATTTTGGGAAGTTGAAGTTGACAATGACACTATATGTTTACAATAATtactaaaaagataataaaatgaTTCATTAACGTTACTTAATGTTTATTAttctaataatttatattaaacatGTCTTGTAACACGTGTGCAAAGCCCTTCACTTTATTACGTAAAGAGGTTAGTTAATCTAAGGCTAATGACCAATATTTTTAACGTAAAATGTACTACCCACTTACACAAATAAAATTGTCGATTTGAATTTCAGAAAGGTTGCCCAGGTTGTGGATTCAGTTATTGCTCCAAATGTTTAGAACACAAGatatttttacagaaaattaaTTCAGAAGCCAAGGTAAGGTCTTATTGTCATTCTATATCTTGATATCATTATCGATAATGTTGACTGAGataatcataaaaataaatgttctatTCCCTCTTTGATAGGTATGTGTAAAATGTAAGCAAGCAGCTCAGCAATCAAAAGGGGCTAAGCCGATTGAACCACCAGATGCATACTTCAAGTAAGAGTTTATAAATGATCAATGATCATAGtcttttaaatttcaatttgaTTAGGTACTACTACTTAATGTAACTTCTTTCCTACCTAGGCGGATTGGAACAGTTAAAGATAATTCCAGCACTGATAGTAGCAACAAACAAAGGATACAAAATGAAAAAGATCAAGAAAT
Above is a window of Cydia fagiglandana chromosome 18, ilCydFagi1.1, whole genome shotgun sequence DNA encoding:
- the LOC134673524 gene encoding pterin-4-alpha-carbinolamine dehydratase, with translation MTLNRSWLKAACLAAIHFHPARPIPRARGAINASRVVATGYATVSPPAPSKRKMADKLNQDERNSLLQPLLNAGWKVQSNRDAIEKEFMFKNFNEAFGFMSRVALLAEKMDHHPEWFNVYNKLQVTLSSHDVNGLSKRDIKMATFMNTLHQ
- the LOC134673523 gene encoding DNA repair protein XRCC3 — translated: MDTLRRLLPPKIFEIIDRAGICTAKEILILSKWDIKKVTNLSTDDILFLKSIVADCAAPESVTGDMLLLKQNPRVSSGCEAIDSITNGGFRAGTLTEIFGESGSGKTQIALQAAANTFNSGSVFICTEDVFPVKRLNQMQQSFPNYVLDDNIGKNIFIEHVTEPTELLSCVKVRLPRLLNDQKVSLIVVDSIAAPHRTETTNYVQRAEDLRELAVALIEIARRYSIAIVCINQVTTAFDGTDSILPCLGLAWSNMVSTRLMLKKTSRTVVLKTNESPAQEYSHIRELSVVFSPELPNKTTEFVITSNGIIGV